One region of Oncorhynchus nerka isolate Pitt River linkage group LG22, Oner_Uvic_2.0, whole genome shotgun sequence genomic DNA includes:
- the cltca gene encoding clathrin heavy chain 1, whose protein sequence is MAQILPIRFQEHLQLQNLGINPANIGFSTLTMESDKFICIREKVGEQAQVVIIDMADPNTPIRRPISADSAIMNPASKVIALKAAKTLQIFNIEMKSKMKAHTMTDDVTFWKWISLNTVALVTDNAVYHWSMEGDSQPIKVFDRHSSLAGCQIINYRTDAKQKWLLLIGISAQQNRVVGAMQLYSVDRKVSQPIEGHAAGFAQFKMEGNTEESTLFCFAVRGQAGGKLHIIEVGTPPTGNQPFPKKAVDVFFPPEAQNDFPVAMQISSKQDVVFLITKYGYIHLYDLETGTCIYMNRISGETIFVTAPHEATAGIIGVNRKGQVLSVCVEEENIIPYITNVLQNPDLALRMAVRNNLAGAEELFARKFNNLFAGGNYSEAAKVAANAPKGILRTPDTIRKFQSVPAQPGQTSPLLQYFGILLDQGQLNKFESLELCRPVLQQGRKQLLEKWLKEDKLECSEELGDLVKSVDPTLALSVYLRANVPNKVIQCFAETGQFPKIVLYAKKVGYTPDWIFLLRNVMRISPEQGLQFSQMLVQDEEPLADITQIVDVFMEYNLIQQCTSFLLDALKNNRPSEGPLQTRLLEMNLMHAPQVADAILGNQMFTNYDRAHIAQLCEKAGLLQRALEHYTDLYDIKRAVVHTHLLNPEWLVNFFGSLSVEDSLECLRAMLSANIRQNLQICVQVASKYHEQLSTNSLTELFESFKSFEGLFYFLGSIVNFSQDAEVHFKYIQAACKTGQIKEVERICRESNCYDPERVKNFLKEAKLTDQLPLIIVCDRFDFVHDLVLYLYRNNLQKYIEIYVQKVNPSRLPVVIGGLLDVDCSEDVIKSLILVVRGQFSTDELVAEVEKRNRLKLLLPWLEARIHEGCEEPATHNALAKIYIDSNNNPERFLRENPYYDSRVVGKYCEKRDPHLACVAYERGQCDQELINVCNENSLFKSLSRYLVRRRDPDLWASVLLETNPFRRPLIDQVVQTALSETQDPEEVSVTVKAFMTADLPNELIELLEKIVLDNSVFSEHRNLQNLLILTAIKADRTRVMEYINRLDNYDAPDIANIAISNELFEEAFAIFKKFDVNTSAVQVLIEHIGNLDRAYEFAERCNEPAVWSQLAKAQLQKGLVKEAIDSYIKADDPSAYMEVVQAADQSGNWEDLVKFLQMARKKARESYVETELIFALAKTNRLAELEEFINGPNNAHIQQVGDRCYDEKMYDAAKLLYNNVSNFGRLASTLVHLGEYQAAVDGARKANSTRTWKEVCFACVDGKEFRLAQMCGLHIVVHADELEELINYYQDRAYFEELITMLEAALGLERAHMGMFTELAILYSKFKPQKMREHLELFWSRVNIPKVLRAAEQAHLWAELVFLYDKYEEFDNAIITMMNHPTDAWKEGQFKDIITKVANVELYYKATQFYLEFKPLLLNDLLIVLSPRLDHSRAVNFFSKVKQLPLVKPYLRSVQNHNNKSVNEALSNLFITEEDYQALRTSIDAYDNFDNISLAQRLEKHELMEFRRIAAYLFKGNNRWKQSVELCKKDRLYKDAMQYASESKDTELAEELLGWFLMEDKKECFAACLFTCYDLLRPDVVLETAWKHNIMDFSMPYFIQVMREYLSKVDKLETSESLRKEEEQATETQPIVYGTPQLMLTAGPSVPVPPQQAYGYGYQAPAGYPQAPQAQPGFGYSM, encoded by the exons cCGCCAAAACCCTTCAGATCTTTAACATTGAGATGAAGAGCAAGATGAAGGCCCACACCATGACCGACGACGTCACCTTCTGGAAGTGGATCTCCCTCAACACAGTGGCACTTGTGACTGACAATGCCGTCTACCATTGGAGCATGGAGGGGGACTCCCAGCCAATCAAAGTATTTGACCGGCACTCCAGCCTGGCGGGCTGTCAAATCATCAACTACCGCACTGATGCCAAGCAGAAGTGGCTGCTGCTCATCGGCATCTCCGCACAG CAAAACCGTGTGGTGGGCGCCATGCAGTTGTACTCTGTGGACAGAAAGGTGTCACAGCCCATCGAGGGCCACGCTGCCGGCTTCGCCCAGTTCAAAATGGAGGGCAACACAGAGGAGTCCACACTGTTCTGCTTTGCTGTGAGAGGACAGGCCGGAGGAAAG TTGCACATCATTGAGGTGGGCACCCCACCCACAGGGAACCAGCCTTTTCCAAAGAAAGCAGTGGACGTGTTCTTCCCTCCAGAGGCTCAGAATGACTTCCCTGTGGCCATGCAG ATAAGCTCCAAGCAGGATGTGGTGTTCCTCATCACCAAATATGGCTACATCCACCTGTACGACCTGGAGACTGGCACCTGCATCTACATGAACAGGATCAGCGGGGAGACCATCTTTGTCACGGCCCCACACGAAGCCACCGCTGGGATCATCGGGGTCAACAGGAAAGGACAG GTCCTGtcggtgtgtgtggaggaggagaatATCATCCCCTACATTACCAATGTGCTCCAGAACCCAGACCTGGCCCTGCGCATGGCTGTCCGTAACAATCTAGCTGGGGCCGAGGAGCTGTTTGCACGCAagttcaacaacctgtttgctggGGGAAACTACTCTGAGGCTGCCAAGGTGGCTGCCAACGCACCAAAG gGTATCCTGCGTACTCCAGACACCATCCGTAAGTTCCAGAGTGTGCCAGCCCAGCCGGGCCAGACCTCTCCCCTGCTGCAGTACTTTGGCATCCTGCTGGACCAGGGCCAGCTCAACAAGTTTGAGTCCCTGGAGCTGTGCAGGCCCGTCCTACAGCAGGGGCGCAAGCAGCTGCTGGAGAAGTGGCTCAAAGAGGAcaag CTGGAATGTTCTGAGGAGCTGGGGGACCTGGTGAAGTCAGTGGACCCCACCCTGGCTCTCTCCGTCTACCTGAGGGCCAACGTACCCAACAAGGTCATCCAGTGCTTTGCTGAGACCGGACAGTTCCCCAAGATAGTCCTGTACGCCAAGAAG GTGGGCTACACTCCAGACTGGATCTTCCTGCTGAGGAACGTGATGAGGATCAGTCCAGAACAGGGCCTGCAGTTCTCACAGATGCTGGTCCAGGACGAAGAGCCTCTGGCTGACATCACACAg ATCGTGGATGTGTTCATGGAGTATAACCTGATCCAGCAGTGTACCTCATTCCTATTGGACGCCCTGAAGAACAACAGGCCATCTGAGGGGCCGCTGCAGACACGCCTACTGGAGATGAACCTCATGCACGCCCCACAG GTTGCTGATGCTATCCTGGGCAACCAGATGTTCACCAACTACGACCGTGCCCACATAGCCCAACTGTGTGAGAAGGCTGGCCTGCTGCAGAGGGCTCTGGAGCACTACACCGACCTATACGACATCAAGCGGGCCGTGGTGCACACACACTTGCTCAACCCAGAG tGGCTGGTGAATTTCTTTGGCTCCCTCTCAGTGGAGGACTCTCTAGAGTGCCTGAGGGCCATGTTGTCTGCCAACATCCGTCAGAACCTGCAGATTTGTGTCCAGGTGGCCTCCAAGTACCACGAGCAGCTCTCCACCAACTCCCTCACTGAGCTCTTCGAGTCCTTCAAGAGCTTTGAGG GTCTGTTCTACTTCCTGGGTTCCATCGTTAACTTCAGCCAGGATGCAGAGGTCCACTTCAAGTACATCCAGGCTGCCTGCAAGACGGGACAGATCAAAGAggtggagaggatctgcagagagagcAACTGCTACGACCCAGAACGAGTCAAGAACTTCCTCAAG GAGGCCAAGCTCACCGACCAGCTCCCGCTCATCATCGTGTGTGACCGCTTCGACTTTGTCCACGACCTGGTCCTCTACCTGTACCGCAACAACCTGCAGAAATACATTGAGATCTACGTGCAGAAA GTGAACCCCAGCCGTCTGCCGGTGGTGATTGGAGGGCTTCTGGACGTGGACTGTTCTGAGGACGTCATTAAGAGTCTGATCCTGGTGGTCAGAGGACAGTTCTCCACTGACGAACTGGTGGCCGAGGTGGAAAAGAGGAACAG GCTGAAGCTTCTCCTGCCCTGGCTGGAGGCCCGTATCCATGAGGGCTGTGAGGAGCCCGCTACCCACAATGCCCTGGCCAAGATCTACATCGACAGTAACAACAACCCTGAGCGCTTCCTGCGTGAGAACCCCTACTACGATAGCCGCGTGGTGGGCAAGTACTGTGAGAAGAGGGACCCCCACCTGGCCTGCGTTGCCTACGAGAGAGGACAGTGTGACCAGGAACTCATCAAT gTGTGCAATGAGAACTCCCTGTTCAAGAGTCTGTCTCGCTACCTGGTACGTCGCAGGGACCCGGACCTGTGGGCCAGCGTGCTGCTGGAGACTAACCCCTTCAGAAGACCACTCATCGACCAG GTGGTGCAGACTGCCCTATCTGAGACCCAGGACCCAGAGGAGGTGTCAGTCACAGTCAAGGCCTTCATGACTGCAGACTTGCCCAATGAACTCATTGAGCTACTGGAGAAGATCGTACTGGATAACTCCGTCTTCAGTGAACACAG AAACCTGCAAAACCTGCTGATCCTGACGGCCATAAAGGCGGACCGTACCCGTGTGATGGAGTACATCAACCGCCTGGATAATTATGACGCCCCGGACATCGCCAACATCGCCATCAGCAACGAGCTCTTCGAGGAGGCATTCGCTATCTTCAAGAAGTTTGACGTCAACACATCTGCTGTGCAG GTTCTGATTGAGCACATTGGGAACCTGGACCGGGCCTATGAGTTCGCAGAGCGTTGCAACGAGCCGGCCgtgtggagccagctggctaagGCTCAGCTGCAGAAGGGCCTGGTCAAGGAGGCCATTGACTCCTACATCAAGGCTGACGACCCCTCTGCCTACATGGAGGTGGTACAGGCCGCCGACCAGAGTG gtaacTGGGAGGACCTAGTGAAGTTCCTTCAGATGGCCCGTAAGAAGGCCCGGGAGTCCTATGTGGAGACAGAGCTTATCTTTGCCCTGGCCAAGACCAACCGCCTGGCTGAGCTGGAGGAGTTCATCAACGGACCCAACAACGCCCACATCCAACAG GTCGGCGACCGCTGTTATGACGAGAAAATGTACGATGCGGCCAAGTTACTGTACAACAACGTGTCCAACTTCGGCCGCCTGGCGTCCACCCTGGTTCACCTCGGGGAGTACCAGGCGGCGGTAGACGGGGCGCGCAAGGCCAACAGCACTAGGACCTGGAAGGAGGTGTGCTTCGCTTGCGTGGATGGGAAGGAATTCCGGCTGGCCCAGATGTGTGGCCTCCACATCGTGGTGCATGCTGATGAACTGGAGGAACTCATCAACTACTACCAG GACCGTGCTTACTTTGAGGAGCTGATCACCATGCTGGAGGCAGCCCTGGGGCTGGAGCGGGCGCACATGGGCATGTTCACCGAGCTGGCCATCCTCTACTCCAAATTCAAACCCCAGAAGATGAGGGAGCACCTGGAGCTCTTCTGGTCCAGAGTCAACATTCCAAAGGTTCTGCGGGCCGCGGAGCAGGCCCACCTGTGGGCGGAGCTGGTGTTCCTGTACGATAAGTACGAGGAGTTTGACAATGCCATCATCACCATGATGAACCACCCCACAGACGCCTGGAAGGAGGGCCAGTTCAAAGACATTATCACCAAG GTGGCCAACGTGGAGCTGTATTACAAAGCAACTCAGTTCTATTTGGAGTTCAAGCCGTTGTTACTGAATGACCTGCTCATAGTGCTGTCCCCCAGACTGGACCACTCCCGTGCTGTCAACTTCTTCAGCAAG GTGAAACAGCTGCCCCTGGTCAAACCCTACCTGCGCTCAGTACAGAACCACAACAACAAGTCTGTCAATGAAGCACTTAGCAACCTCTTCATCACAGAAGAGGACTATCAG GCTCTGAGGACGTCTATAGATGCCTATGACAACTTCGACAACATCTCGCTGGCCCAGCGCCTGGAGAAACACGAGCTGATGGAGTTCAGGAGAATCGCTGCGTACCTCTTCAAGGGTAACAACCGCTGGAAACAGAGTGTGGAGCTCTGCAAGAAGGACAGACTCTACAAG GATGCCATGCAGTACGCGTCAGAGTCTAAGGACACGGAGCTGGCTGAGGAGCTGCTGGGCTGGTTCCTGATGGAGGACAAGAAGGAGTGCTTTGCCGCCTGCCTTTTCACCTGCTACGACCTGCTGAGGCCAGACGTGGTGCTGGAGACTGCCTGGAAGCACAACATCATGGACTTCTCCATGCCCTACTTCATCCAGGTCATGAGAGAGTACCTCTCCAAG